A single region of the Rhizobium grahamii genome encodes:
- a CDS encoding DUF2291 family protein — MSTQTETSATRATRSNLKPILGAALAIIVVGAIAIDTTVVRIGSGDDVRQQAFSPESYGAEQFPKIQAAVQQKAVAATELANAIAADKKAAGEKYGVATTTGPVLPVTLNGVFGERKSNYNELKVDGLPADVTVRVQTGPAVNGTDLRDATGTIEFGQFTNQIQFQDAGSAINNEMKKSVLANLDPATLTGKTASVVGVFKLVNPKNWLVTPVKVEVK, encoded by the coding sequence ATGAGCACGCAAACCGAAACTTCCGCCACTCGCGCAACACGCAGCAATCTCAAGCCGATCCTCGGCGCCGCGCTCGCAATCATTGTCGTTGGCGCTATCGCGATTGATACCACGGTGGTTCGGATCGGCTCCGGGGACGATGTCCGGCAGCAGGCGTTTTCGCCCGAATCCTATGGCGCAGAGCAGTTTCCGAAGATCCAGGCTGCGGTGCAGCAAAAGGCGGTCGCGGCGACCGAACTCGCAAACGCGATTGCTGCCGACAAGAAGGCGGCGGGTGAGAAGTATGGCGTGGCGACGACCACCGGGCCCGTCCTTCCCGTCACACTCAACGGCGTCTTCGGCGAGAGGAAGTCCAATTACAACGAACTCAAGGTCGACGGATTGCCGGCGGATGTAACCGTCCGCGTTCAGACTGGCCCAGCCGTGAATGGTACGGACCTGCGTGATGCGACCGGGACGATCGAGTTCGGCCAGTTTACCAACCAGATCCAGTTTCAGGATGCCGGCTCGGCCATCAACAACGAGATGAAGAAATCCGTTCTGGCCAATCTGGATCCGGCGACACTGACAGGCAAGACGGCCTCGGTGGTCGGCGTTTTCAAGCTCGTGAATCCGAAGAACTGGCTCGTGACGCCGGTGAAGGTTGAAGTGAAATGA
- a CDS encoding sugar ABC transporter ATP-binding protein gives MSQPSQIPQAQGEVVLAARNIAKSYGSVHALKGVNFDIHKGQVTTLFGENGAGKSTLMKILSGVVQPSSGEIILDGQPISFASSTHARENGISIIHQELSLAPNLSVRDNIFMGREIITGGVVDFAEEERQTRALMQELEEDIDPLTPVEDLRLGQQQIVEIARALSVNSRILIMDEPTSALSAAEVEVLFKVIHDLKSRGVSIVYISHHLEEALQITNHAVVLRDGNMTAYAERKDIDLEWIVRNMVGDNFDLGNPPDGYDFGNVALSIDNLTVPGPSGAAYNAVDRLSLNVRAGEVVCIYGLMGAGRTELLECVAGRLHARGGHILLDGQDVRHLSIADRIASGLVLVPEDRQRDGLVQTMTVGSNLSLASIRTFTKGLFTSSRRERELVGASIRKVHVKTDGGDAAIGSLSGGNQQKVVIGKMLATEPKVILLDEPSRGIDIGAKAEVFKLLAERAKQGLAVIYSTSEVNECLSIAHRIIVMRRGKISAEFGSDVTKEKIMAASGEAVVAH, from the coding sequence ATGAGCCAGCCGTCACAAATACCTCAGGCGCAGGGCGAAGTCGTCCTTGCTGCTCGCAACATCGCGAAGTCCTACGGCAGCGTCCACGCTCTGAAGGGTGTCAATTTCGACATTCATAAAGGCCAGGTGACGACCTTGTTCGGCGAAAACGGCGCCGGCAAGTCTACGCTCATGAAGATCCTTTCTGGCGTTGTTCAGCCGAGCTCGGGAGAAATCATTCTTGACGGCCAGCCGATCAGCTTCGCGTCGTCTACGCATGCTCGCGAGAATGGAATTTCGATCATTCACCAGGAGCTCAGCCTCGCACCCAACTTGAGTGTGCGCGACAACATCTTCATGGGCCGTGAGATCATCACCGGCGGGGTGGTCGACTTCGCAGAAGAGGAGCGCCAGACGCGCGCCTTGATGCAAGAGCTCGAAGAAGACATCGACCCATTGACGCCCGTTGAAGATCTTCGCCTGGGACAACAGCAGATCGTTGAGATCGCCCGTGCGCTGTCGGTAAACTCGCGCATTCTCATCATGGATGAGCCGACTTCGGCATTGAGCGCCGCCGAAGTGGAAGTTCTCTTCAAGGTCATCCACGATCTGAAGAGCCGCGGCGTCTCGATCGTCTATATCTCGCACCACCTCGAGGAAGCGCTTCAGATCACCAATCATGCCGTTGTCCTGCGCGACGGCAACATGACCGCCTACGCCGAGCGCAAGGACATCGATCTCGAATGGATCGTGCGCAACATGGTCGGCGACAATTTCGACCTCGGCAATCCGCCCGACGGATACGACTTCGGCAATGTCGCGCTCTCGATCGACAATCTGACCGTCCCCGGCCCATCGGGCGCCGCCTACAATGCGGTCGATCGGCTTTCGCTCAATGTGCGAGCCGGCGAGGTGGTGTGCATCTATGGTCTGATGGGAGCCGGCCGCACCGAACTGCTCGAATGCGTTGCCGGACGGCTGCACGCCCGCGGTGGCCATATTCTGCTCGACGGCCAGGATGTCAGACATTTGAGCATCGCAGACCGGATCGCCAGCGGCCTGGTGCTGGTTCCCGAAGATCGTCAGCGTGACGGCCTGGTCCAGACGATGACGGTCGGGTCCAACCTGTCACTTGCCAGCATTCGAACCTTCACGAAGGGTCTATTCACCTCCAGCCGGCGTGAACGTGAACTTGTCGGAGCCTCGATCCGCAAGGTGCATGTGAAGACGGATGGCGGCGATGCCGCGATCGGCTCGCTCTCTGGCGGCAACCAACAGAAGGTCGTCATCGGCAAGATGCTTGCGACCGAACCCAAGGTCATTCTGCTGGACGAGCCTAGCCGCGGTATCGACATCGGCGCCAAGGCTGAAGTCTTCAAGCTCTTGGCCGAGCGCGCCAAGCAAGGGCTTGCCGTCATCTACTCGACTTCGGAAGTCAATGAATGCCTCAGCATTGCGCATCGCATCATCGTCATGCGCCGCGGCAAGATCTCGGCCGAATTCGGTTCTGATGTCACCAAGGAAAAGATCATGGCCGCCTCGGGCGAAGCCGTGGTCGCGCACTAG
- a CDS encoding ABC transporter permease: MSVTNVTEKKSVSNGQKRNNNIVRLILEGRAFFALIVIIAVFSFLSPYYFSLSNFLIMASHVAIFGILAIGMLLVILNGGIDLSVGSTLGLAGCIAGFLMQGVTLNAFGVILYPPVWAVVIITCALGALVGAVNGVLIAYLKVPAFVASLGVLYVARGIALLMTNGLTYNNLGGRPELGNTGFDWLGFNRLAGVPIGVIVLAVLAIVCGIVLSKTAFGRWLYASGGNERAADLSGVPVKRVKITVYVLSGICAAIAGLVLSSQLTSAGPTAGTTYELTAIAAVVIGGAALTGGRGTVRGTMLGAFVIGFLSDGLVIIGVSAYWQTVFTGAVIVLAVLMNSIQYGRRVKTS; encoded by the coding sequence ATGTCAGTCACGAACGTCACAGAGAAAAAATCAGTATCCAACGGCCAGAAGCGCAACAACAATATCGTGCGCCTGATCCTGGAAGGACGAGCCTTCTTCGCGCTGATCGTCATCATCGCGGTATTCTCGTTCCTGTCGCCTTATTACTTCTCGCTCAGCAACTTCCTGATCATGGCGTCGCACGTCGCGATCTTCGGCATTCTCGCCATTGGCATGCTGCTGGTCATTCTCAATGGCGGCATTGACCTCTCCGTTGGATCGACGCTCGGCCTTGCCGGCTGCATCGCGGGCTTCCTGATGCAGGGCGTCACGCTCAATGCCTTCGGTGTCATCCTCTATCCGCCGGTCTGGGCCGTTGTCATTATCACCTGCGCTCTCGGTGCGCTCGTCGGCGCCGTGAATGGCGTGCTGATCGCCTACCTCAAGGTGCCGGCCTTCGTTGCCTCGCTCGGCGTGCTCTATGTCGCACGCGGCATTGCCCTCCTGATGACCAATGGTTTGACCTACAACAATCTCGGCGGCCGCCCGGAGTTGGGCAACACCGGCTTCGATTGGCTGGGCTTCAATCGACTGGCTGGTGTTCCGATCGGCGTCATCGTGCTTGCTGTCCTGGCAATCGTCTGCGGCATCGTCCTGAGCAAGACCGCGTTCGGTCGCTGGCTATACGCCTCGGGCGGTAACGAGCGCGCCGCTGATCTTTCGGGTGTTCCCGTCAAGCGCGTCAAGATCACAGTCTATGTCCTATCGGGCATCTGCGCAGCAATCGCCGGCCTGGTCCTGTCGTCACAGCTGACCTCCGCTGGTCCGACGGCCGGTACGACCTACGAACTTACGGCCATTGCTGCCGTCGTCATCGGCGGGGCAGCACTGACCGGCGGTCGCGGTACGGTTCGCGGGACAATGCTCGGCGCGTTCGTCATCGGCTTCCTCTCCGACGGTCTCGTGATCATCGGCGTGTCGGCCTACTGGCAGACGGTATTTACGGGCGCGGTCATTGTTCTCGCCGTCCTGATGAACAGCATTCAATACGGCCGCCGGGTCAAGACGTCCTGA
- a CDS encoding D-ribose ABC transporter substrate-binding protein produces the protein MFKRGMRILLAAAAVAPILVSTAWAAGQMTIIVNDPSNPYWLTEGNVAKATAEKLGYTASVSAHKGDTNTESNLIDTAITNKSVAIILDPANADGSVGAVKKAVAAGIPVILVNAEINQEGLAKAQLVSNNAQGAAIGAQQWVEAVGDKGKYAELFGAPSDNNAATRSNGYETVLTQYPDLQKAAKEVANWDRTQGHNKMQSMLQANPDIIGVISGNDEMALGAIAALKEAGKLANVKVGGFDGSPDAVAAIKAGELQYTVLQPVAIFSEEAVKQADNVIKNGSTGAKSEKQLFDCLLITKDNVDKYTGPFVLSQ, from the coding sequence ATGTTTAAGAGAGGCATGCGCATTCTTCTGGCCGCCGCTGCAGTGGCACCGATCCTCGTCAGCACCGCTTGGGCAGCGGGCCAGATGACGATCATCGTCAACGATCCGTCCAACCCCTACTGGCTGACGGAAGGCAATGTCGCCAAGGCGACCGCGGAAAAGCTCGGCTACACCGCGTCGGTCAGCGCTCACAAGGGCGACACCAACACCGAAAGCAATCTGATCGACACGGCAATCACCAACAAGTCGGTTGCGATCATTCTCGATCCCGCCAACGCTGACGGTTCGGTCGGCGCGGTGAAGAAGGCGGTCGCTGCGGGTATTCCGGTCATTCTCGTCAACGCCGAGATTAACCAGGAAGGACTAGCCAAGGCACAGCTCGTTTCCAACAACGCGCAGGGTGCCGCGATCGGCGCGCAGCAGTGGGTCGAAGCCGTTGGCGACAAGGGCAAGTACGCAGAACTGTTCGGCGCACCATCCGACAACAATGCAGCTACTCGCTCCAACGGCTACGAGACCGTTCTGACGCAGTATCCGGACCTGCAGAAGGCAGCAAAGGAAGTGGCTAACTGGGATCGTACCCAGGGTCACAACAAGATGCAGTCGATGCTGCAGGCAAATCCTGACATCATCGGCGTGATCTCCGGCAATGACGAAATGGCGCTTGGCGCGATCGCAGCGCTCAAGGAAGCCGGCAAGCTCGCTAACGTCAAGGTTGGCGGCTTCGACGGTTCGCCGGATGCTGTTGCCGCTATCAAGGCAGGCGAATTGCAGTACACGGTGCTTCAGCCGGTCGCCATCTTCTCGGAAGAAGCTGTGAAGCAGGCTGATAACGTCATCAAGAATGGCAGCACGGGCGCCAAGAGCGAGAAGCAGCTGTTCGATTGCCTGCTGATCACCAAGGACAATGTCGACAAGTATACCGGTCCCTTTGTTCTCTCGCAGTAA
- a CDS encoding DeoR/GlpR family DNA-binding transcription regulator, whose translation MIAEAVMSEGSMRIEDLTDRFGISLMTAHRDVDELVSRGLFRKTRGIVTAAATNLIESSDVYRANRQAAEKKLIAEAAMQFVEPGQAIFFDDSTTVLQMVPHLPAKVPITAITNSLTLMNALTGMHDVTLIGLGGQYYNWCNAFMGRMTINEIKALRADIALISMSAISDGTVLHQSPETIDTKRAMFDCSVKRILLADHTKFERRALHSFAALEDFDVVIVDDKISPVHIDRMRSRDINVVIARPSGARS comes from the coding sequence ATGATCGCAGAGGCGGTCATGAGTGAAGGCTCCATGCGGATCGAAGATCTGACGGATCGCTTCGGCATCAGCCTGATGACTGCGCATCGCGACGTGGACGAACTGGTCAGCCGTGGCCTGTTCCGGAAAACCCGCGGTATTGTCACCGCCGCCGCAACCAATCTCATCGAATCCAGCGATGTCTATCGAGCGAACCGTCAGGCCGCCGAGAAGAAACTGATCGCAGAAGCTGCCATGCAGTTCGTGGAGCCGGGCCAGGCGATCTTTTTCGACGACTCTACCACGGTTCTGCAGATGGTGCCGCATCTGCCTGCCAAGGTGCCGATTACCGCAATCACCAATTCCCTGACGCTGATGAACGCCTTGACCGGCATGCATGACGTAACGCTGATCGGTCTCGGAGGGCAATACTACAACTGGTGCAACGCATTCATGGGCCGCATGACGATCAACGAGATCAAGGCGCTCAGGGCCGATATCGCGTTGATCTCGATGTCGGCGATCAGCGACGGCACGGTGCTGCATCAGTCACCTGAAACCATCGACACGAAGCGAGCGATGTTCGATTGCTCGGTCAAGCGCATCCTGCTTGCCGATCACACCAAGTTCGAACGGCGAGCGCTTCACAGTTTTGCCGCGCTGGAGGACTTCGACGTCGTCATCGTCGACGACAAGATATCTCCAGTTCACATCGACCGGATGCGGTCGAGAGACATTAATGTTGTCATTGCTAGACCGAGTGGCGCGCGTTCATGA
- a CDS encoding FGGY-family carbohydrate kinase, which produces MPSLLGIDSGLTVTKAVIFDIDGTPIAVARRKVTQFMPKARHVERDMVELWNATADAIREAIALSGRPASDIQAIGATAHGDGIYLLDGKHRPLGRGILSLDSRAGAIVEAWNESDVAECSIELTGQVPHVSAPSALLAWIRKMEPERYGRIGHLMSCKDWLRFCLTGVAGTDRTEASTSFTDVRTQEYTGDALRMFGLSDLDHALPPAARSDEVIGAVSRDAASLTGLVEGTPVVAGLHDVTASALGAGGYAEGVVAVIAGTYSINETLSSEPRVDRRWFCRNGITPGTWNNMSISPASSANYEWFLDRLCAAEQTTAASIHALLGPEIEAALSRPSTALFHPYLFGSPYGSSASAGFFGLGGWHDRGDLLRAVLEGIAFNHRIHVDALKDGFSFSQVRLAGGVSRNPSVVQIFADVLGMPVTTSQTDEAAAWGAALCAGRGVGIFADLQSDQGTAAATQVYHPDPARRAQYEKRFEVFREIAEAMKPLWPKIADLASSPEH; this is translated from the coding sequence ATGCCGAGTCTGCTTGGGATCGATAGCGGCCTGACCGTTACCAAGGCCGTCATCTTCGACATCGACGGAACGCCAATTGCCGTCGCGCGCCGCAAGGTCACGCAATTCATGCCGAAAGCGCGTCATGTCGAACGCGATATGGTCGAACTCTGGAACGCCACAGCTGACGCGATCCGGGAAGCGATCGCCCTCAGCGGTCGACCGGCTTCCGATATTCAGGCAATCGGCGCCACGGCGCATGGCGACGGCATCTATCTTCTTGATGGAAAGCACCGACCCCTTGGGCGCGGGATACTATCATTGGACAGCCGCGCCGGCGCTATTGTCGAAGCGTGGAACGAGAGCGATGTCGCGGAGTGTTCGATAGAGCTTACCGGTCAGGTTCCCCACGTGTCGGCGCCATCGGCGCTTCTTGCCTGGATCAGGAAGATGGAACCGGAGCGTTATGGCCGGATCGGTCACCTGATGAGCTGCAAGGACTGGCTGCGTTTCTGCCTGACGGGAGTTGCGGGGACGGATCGAACCGAGGCCAGCACCTCATTCACGGATGTCCGGACCCAGGAATATACCGGGGATGCACTGCGTATGTTTGGGCTTTCCGATCTTGACCACGCTTTGCCGCCGGCGGCTCGCTCGGACGAAGTCATCGGTGCTGTCAGCAGAGACGCGGCTTCATTGACCGGCCTTGTCGAAGGTACGCCTGTCGTTGCCGGACTGCACGATGTGACCGCGTCCGCATTGGGAGCAGGCGGCTATGCGGAGGGCGTTGTAGCCGTCATCGCCGGCACCTATTCGATTAACGAAACCTTGTCCTCAGAACCGCGCGTCGATCGCCGATGGTTCTGCCGCAACGGCATCACGCCCGGCACCTGGAACAACATGTCGATCTCGCCGGCATCGAGCGCAAACTACGAATGGTTCCTGGATCGCCTGTGTGCCGCCGAACAGACGACCGCTGCCTCGATCCATGCTTTGCTCGGACCGGAAATCGAGGCGGCGCTTTCCCGCCCGTCGACGGCGCTTTTCCATCCCTATCTGTTCGGCTCGCCTTACGGTTCTTCCGCCAGCGCCGGCTTCTTCGGCCTCGGCGGCTGGCATGATCGCGGAGATTTGCTGCGCGCCGTGCTTGAGGGTATCGCGTTCAATCACCGCATTCATGTAGACGCGCTCAAGGACGGCTTCAGCTTTTCGCAGGTCAGGCTGGCCGGCGGTGTTTCCCGCAACCCGTCCGTCGTCCAGATCTTTGCTGATGTGCTTGGAATGCCGGTAACGACGTCCCAGACCGATGAGGCCGCCGCCTGGGGCGCAGCGCTTTGCGCCGGTCGTGGCGTCGGGATCTTTGCCGACCTCCAGAGCGACCAGGGCACTGCGGCGGCGACGCAGGTTTATCACCCCGATCCAGCCCGCAGGGCGCAGTACGAGAAGCGCTTTGAGGTTTTCCGCGAGATTGCAGAGGCGATGAAGCCGCTGTGGCCGAAAATCGCCGATCTCGCATCCTCGCCCGAACATTGA